The Halomonas sp. KG2 genome segment TCGGGCTGGAAACGCCACCGCATGGTTACTCACGCCGTTGTGTTAACGGAAGTGATTATGAGTAAACGCGACGTCAACCTCACCGACGATTCTTTGCAGGGGACGTCAGCATGTTTAGACAAACATCCGAAACGCTATTGGCAAAGGGCGAGCAGTCTCTTGTTTGAGACGCAATAATGTCGTCCGTAGCGCCATGGACACCGGAATAGATCAATAGCGCTACCACTCTTGGGTTTTTAGGTGCCCATAGGCCCGCGGACCGCCCCCCCTCAATGATGCTCAATAGCTGATCAAGAATGGCGTTCTTAGCCTGGTTGGAGCGATCATGGTGATGGTGATTGGTATAGACGATGTCGTGTGTTCTATAGGTGTCGACGTAGGTTTCGACGTTTGCCCGAATCCAAGCGCGAAGCCGTCCAACCCAGTCGCCTTCGTCACAGGCCTCAAGCGCTTTCTCCAGTTGAGCAAGGAAGTTTTCCGTGTAGCGATTGCCAAGCGCTACCAGGATTTCATTTTTGGAGGAAAAATAATGGTAGAACGTGCCCTTGGCCACGTCTGCGGCTTTGACGATGTCGTTGATAGTGGTTGCTTGAACGCCCTGTTCTAGAAACAGCGCTTCTGCAGCGTTCATTAACTCATTAAGTCGTACATCAGCAGGTTTTGTGCGAGGGCGATTG includes the following:
- a CDS encoding TetR/AcrR family transcriptional regulator; translated protein: MQGKSSDAKKPADQRNRPRTKPADVRLNELMNAAEALFLEQGVQATTINDIVKAADVAKGTFYHYFSSKNEILVALGNRYTENFLAQLEKALEACDEGDWVGRLRAWIRANVETYVDTYRTHDIVYTNHHHHDRSNQAKNAILDQLLSIIEGGRSAGLWAPKNPRVVALLIYSGVHGATDDIIASQTRDCSPFANSVSDVCLNMLTSPAKNRR